The sequence CGCCCAAAAGACGCTGCACCGCCTCCGCGCCTCGTTCTACAACCCGCACGCAAGTCGTCTCGTCCGCGACTACGTCAAGGGCTGCGAGGTTTGCCAGCGCAACAAGACCGAACATCTACACCCCGCCGGTCTTCCTCATCCCCTCGACGTCCCGAGCTCGGTCTGGTCCAACATCGCCATGGACTTCGTCGAGGGCTTTCCACGCGTTGGAGGGAAGTCCGTCGTCCTCACCGTCGTCGACCGCTTCTCCAAATACGCCCACTTCGTTGCGGTCGGCCACCCCCACACTGCTACATCCATCGCCCGGGTCTTCTTCGACCAGATCGTACGGCTCCATGGTCTCCCTTGCTCTATTGTGAGCGATCGGGACCCAGTCTTCACGAGCAAGCTGTGGACGGAGCTCTTAACGCTTGTCGGCATCAAGCTCCGCCTCAGCTCGGCGTTCCGGCCACAGACGGACGGCCAATCGGAGGTTACTAACCGTATTTTGGGCGTCTACGTTCGCTGTCTCGCAGGTGATCATCCTCGCAGCTGGCTGCGTTGGCTTCCGTGGGCGGAATATTGCTACAACTCATCGTACCAGTCCGCCCTCCAGACGACACCGTTCCAGGTGGTCTATGGCAGACCTCCTCCGACACTGCTGTCTTATGAGCCTGGCGTGGCAAGGGTGGTCGCTCTGGACCGCCAGCTCTAGGAACGCGACGTGTTCTTGGCCGACATCAGGGAGCGCTTGCTCCAGGCTCAGGATTACATGAAGGAGTATCACGACAAGACTCATCGGCGAGTTGAGTTCGAGGTGGGCGAGTGGGTCTGGCTTCGCCTCCACCAACGGGCAGCAGCATCAGTGAAAGGAGCTTCCTCCTCCAAGCTCTCGCCGCGCTACTACGACCCGTTTCAGATCCTACAGCGCGTCGGCACGGTAGCCTACCGTCTGCAGCTCCCGCCCAAGTCCCGCCTGCATGATGTGTTCCACGTGGTGTTCCTCAAGAAGTTCACTGGAGACTCGCCATCCACTACAGTGCCTCTTTCACCCATCATCCATGGCCGAGCTGTTCCTGCGCCGGCAGCTGTTATCCGCGCAAGACCATCCCGTTCATCATGGGATTTACTGGTTCAGTGGCAAGGCCAGTCTGATGCTGACGCCACATGGGAGCCATTGGAGCAATTCAAGGAGTCTCATCCGGATTTCCAGCTTGAGGACAAGTTGTTTTCTTACGGGGAGGGAAGTGTTGTGGACCGATTCTTCAGTCACAAGTTCCAGCGACGTAACAAGTTCAGAGCCTCCAAGGGAGGGCGAACTAGGGTTTGTTACCCTGCTACCGTGCTATTCATCTATATGCGCCAACAGCTTAAGTGTTTCATTTGCAATGTTTCTCCAGAGAGTTTTACCTTCCCAATGATGGCTAAATTGGAGAGATTCGGAGCTTTGCTCTCTATCACCTTTAGCCTCCAGCATCCACAAACCCTGAGGCTGCTGAGTTGCTGCAACTCACAAGGTATCTTTAGACAAATTATTTCCTGGCAATCCATGAGCACCAGCCGCTCTAAAGCACGAGAATGGGAAAAAAAGCACTCCAAGTCATACCCCGTAATACCAACAGTATCCAAACACAAACTTGTCAGGCTTCTTAAGGGGCCAAGTTCAGGTGTGGGACGGAAGGCACAATAGCCAAGTGTAAGAAGCCGGATTGAGTTTCTAACCCCTTCCAATAAATGTGAACACAGGAAGTTGTACTTTATCATCTCAGATATTGGCATAAGTATTAATTCTTCAATCCCTGGTGCAGCAGCAACCTGAAGCCAACTGTCAAGATCGCCATTATTGGCAATATCCTTTAATACAAGTTGCAAAGTCTTCACGCCAACACCCGAGTGCCTTCTCAGAATGCAGTCAAGTGTATGGCTCAAATTCGCTCCAGACACATGTGCTTTCGACCGAAGAGTATGCCGATTAAAGATGAGGTTAGGACGACATCTCCAGGAATGTAGAAACGCACGAGACACGCAAGAAGCACAAGCAGCATCACGCAGTGGCACAAGGGAATGTATATGACGCCAGATGTCCTGCATGTACAGCCATGGGAACTCAATTGTCACTTAGACGAGAGGGGTTAGCACAAGCACATGGGTAATCCACCTCTGATTGCACAAGGTTTGCTAAATGGGAAAGTAATATAATGCATGGGAATTTCAATGACAATTAATAATATGGTTAATACGGATAAACTTTTCTGTGCAATGCTCGGTTTACCTAAATCCCACTAACACTAAGTTATCAAAACAGaatgttttctttttcatattatTCTCAAATGGACATGCATAGTTGCCAATTGCCATGGTTAGGCCTGCTCGTATTTCTGCTCTGATAGTGGAAGGCTTCCGgctgcaacacaccaaaattgGACTTTGCAGAACAAGCATTAAGTATCTGCTTTCAATTTGACTAAAAAGATTTTATGGACATGCGACTGTATTTTCTTATCTGCAGAGGCTTAGTAATATCTGTCACATTTGTCTAGAATCCACAAAGCCAGCGGGAAATCTTAAGCTGCTAACAGTGTATTCTAATTGGGACCGTATCATACAGCAGCAATAGCTACATGCCCATATATTGGCTGATATATGCTTCCCGGGTGGTAGGAAAAGTTGAAACAGTTGCAGTGATCTGAGAAGCTCAGAAACTTTCAGGAGGCAGTAGGTATACATAGATTATAGGATGAAACACGCATATATAAGGCACCATATTACCCTACAGCCTTTGCAGGGAGAACGATTATAGTTAGaacaaagaaaaataactaattttgGAAGACAGGGCCATGAAAGAAACAAACTGCAACActaaacattttttttcctttgtttataaatataaaatatatgaAGTTTGTGTCCTATTTAGAGTAATCATGGTGACATTAGGCTTGCCATCTAAATCTCCCTCTCAGAATCTTATGCCGATAACTGACATACCTCTGGAAGGTTTGGGATCGAATATCTCATCATTTTACCAGCTTGAGAACTTTCAAGGTAACCTTGTTGACATGGTGACCCCTTTCTTTTATCCATCGATGAAGAAATCGGTCCACCTGCAACAAGCATTGGTTATGATGACCTAGGCAATCacctttgtttttatttttcaaaaacatcAAAAGGGATCCATAAAAGTGTTGTGAAAGTTTAGCAGCACAAACTGGGTGTACCAGCTTATAGTGCTATTTTATTGACAGGTTTACTAAGTACCATCTGAAACTTATTCAGACTACAATACACCACATGAAACATTAGGGCTAGCTTTGTGGTTTGGTTGGGTTGTTACTTGTATTTTCCCAGAAATTTAGTGATAGGGTTGTTCCCAAAACACCTTTTTTCTGAAGTTTCACATTGTTTACTTGTGAGGCGCAACAAAAGAGACAAAACAGAGGGCATGATAAAGGATACAAGCTAACATCACTAACTTTCAGCACGCAAttgatgtaaaaaaaattatatttctttTCCTTATTCCGTTTGGTTGGTTTGTTTGTTCTTGTGCTTTGGTTCTTAGGGTTTCATCTcaagcctaccccaacttgtttgGGATTAAAGGATTTGTTGTTGTACAAATATGGGTTAAAAGAAGATCATCTGATGACCTAAAATACTCCAATTAACAGGTCATTACTAGCGTACACAATGATGCTCATTAACACGTTCAGTCGTTCACAGAAATTTGAGTAGTTTGCTTACGTTCAGAAGCCAGTGTAAATGAGCCAAACCTTGATGAAGTTCATCATGCCCAATCTGAGACGAGTCCTCAtggtgctgctgcttcttctttttcttgactCCACCTTCCTTGACATCCAAAGCTTTCCCCTTGAGCTTCAGCCTCCCCCCAACGACATTTTGGTACTCGGACATCTCGCTGCCTGCAACACGGAGAGCCGAGAAAGTTAGATCAGCAAAGCAAGACAGCACCTGATGTCTAAGTTACATGGATACAGATACGCGTATCAGTATCGAGGCAGATACGTACGGCAGTTTGCTGAATAACTCACCGGAGATTGCAGCCGGCGCGGCGACGGACGGCGAGTGGCGGCGCTCGTGCGGGTGCCTGGTCGGGCGGCGCCTGCGTGCGTCCGTCGAGTGCGAGAGTGCTTAAGTGCTTGGTGGGCTGGGCCGTGTCCCAAAAACGTTGCTTCCAGGGAGGCGTGGTGGGCCTGCGCGTGGCACATACATGACATGATCCGGCCAGAACCATCTCAACTTCTCTGgaggcggttttttcttttttatattttttaaaaataaaaatttcaaaaatatatgtccgttttgaaatatttcaaaaatacccccggtcgaccccccatagggcgacaggccttaagtgtaatttttttttcaaattcgcaataaggtccctggaaaaaaaagccctgtcgcccgttggggggcgacaggcccagcccacgggcgaccgccgctgggcccagcccacgggcgcggcagggggcctgtcgccccccctcccccccacgcgggcgacaggggggcctgtcgcccccccgggcgaccggggtGTCCACCCCTATAAAAGGtccagccctccccttccctcctcatttgagtccgaaaattccacc comes from Panicum virgatum strain AP13 chromosome 4K, P.virgatum_v5, whole genome shotgun sequence and encodes:
- the LOC120704550 gene encoding uncharacterized protein LOC120704550 isoform X2, whose translation is MSEYQNVVGGRLKLKGKALDVKEGGVKKKKKQQHHEDSSQIGHDELHQGGPISSSMDKRKGSPCQQGYLESSQAGKMMRYSIPNLPEDIWRHIHSLVPLRDAACASCVSRAFLHSWRCRPNLIFNRHTLRSKAHVSGANLSHTLDCILRRHSGVGVKTLQLVLKDIANNGDLDSWLQVAAAPGIEELILMPISEMIKYNFLCSHLLEGVRNSIRLLTLGYCAFRPTPELGPLRSLTSLCLDTVGITGYDLECFFSHSRALERLVLMDCQEIICLKIPCELQQLSSLRVCGCWRLKVIESKAPNLSNLAIIGKVSQQRMGHASVFEDSSSLRQIDESNYCCHKTQECEDLRVYRCKKLG
- the LOC120704550 gene encoding F-box/FBD/LRR-repeat protein At1g13570-like isoform X1, producing the protein MSEYQNVVGGRLKLKGKALDVKEGGVKKKKKQQHHEDSSQIGHDELHQGGPISSSMDKRKGSPCQQGYLESSQAGKMMRYSIPNLPEDIWRHIHSLVPLRDAACASCVSRAFLHSWRCRPNLIFNRHTLRSKAHVSGANLSHTLDCILRRHSGVGVKTLQLVLKDIANNGDLDSWLQVAAAPGIEELILMPISEMIKYNFLCSHLLEGVRNSIRLLTLGYCAFRPTPELGPLRSLTSLCLDTVGITGYDLECFFSHSRALERLVLMDCQEIICLKIPCELQQLSSLRVCGCWRLKVIESKAPNLSNLAIIGKDVHTPMLPTKFMYLKQLTISITSGLTFSPSYDYFSVVSFLDASPSLEILVLDVSQQRMGHASVFEDSSSLRQIDESNYCCHKTQECEDLRVYRCKKLG
- the LOC120704550 gene encoding uncharacterized protein LOC120704550 isoform X3, producing MSEYQNVVGGRLKLKGKALDVKEGGVKKKKKQQHHEDSSQIGHDELHQGGPISSSMDKRKGSPCQQGYLESSQAGKMMRYSIPNLPEDIWRHIHSLVPLRDAACASCVSRAFLHSWRCRPNLIFNRHTLRSKAHVSGANLSHTLDCILRRHSGVGVKTLQLVLKDIANNGDLDSWLQVAAAPGIEELILMPISEMIKYNFLCSHLLEGVRNSIRLLTLGYCAFRPTPELGPLRSLTSLCLDTVGITGYDLECFFSHSRALERLVLMDCQEIICLKIPCELQQLSSLRVCGCWRLKVIESKAPNLSNLAIIGKVKLSGETLQMKHLSCWRI